A region from the Arvicola amphibius chromosome 12, mArvAmp1.2, whole genome shotgun sequence genome encodes:
- the Sec16b gene encoding protein transport protein Sec16B isoform X2 encodes MEPWVPQRPSQPQRRPMVPLMDTNHGLQSGHYRHRPHPQYSGDKYHQWQEAHRNSKPQQDPRTQDPRAQDLRADHQEAHYVPRPGEWSQPVSGVDYLGGPYPTQLYSRSGYEDPYQRYHTPTPREEYVYGNYYYHRHPQLLQEEREGAVARQGSPYIWNEDSGDQKYFNEHHREKRNSPFGTNSETQFQLTSKNPYEDSLASVSGQQQPGEFFPEREAQKQKPSLTGRSNLLQHQESGLSSSSYELSQYMADVPEYEPMGSVAWRPIQADDASAAVPKAPMKFYVPHVSVSFGPGGQLVWVSPNSPADGQTALVEVHSMEVILNDSEDQEEMRGFPGPLIREDIHKVDIMTFCQKKAAQCLKSETPGSRDSALLWHLLVLLCRQNGSMVGSDIAELLMQDCRKLEKYKRQPPVANLINLTDEDWPVLSSGTRNLLTGEIPPSVEMPAQIVEKFTRLLYYGRKKEALEWAMKNHLWGHALFLASKMDPRTYNWVMSGFTSTLALNDPLQTLFQLMSGRIPQAAMCCGDKQWGDWRPHLAVILSNQAGDTELYQRAIVSMGDTLAGKGLVEAAHFCYLTAHVPFGHYTVKTDHLALLGSSHSQEFLKFATTEAIQRTEIFEYCQMLGRPKSFIPSFQVYKLLYASRLADYGLASQALHYCEAIGEAVLSQGGSSHPVLLAELIKLAEKLKLSDPLVLERRPGDRDLEPDWLVQLQRQHKELEQSKTGDLGDLSSTHSHIYGARETTDTSYQDLPGYQSYAGDPGYSSVPWPTPEQTGLTQPIPPQPLPLQRDPYSEREGLGHMGTQVPLYSVPATHLSVTSGDGSNSSVAVRGAPGARAGEEMPRTHPSLGENTAPQEPLQDPNGLEVVSSPRALPAPRAQRFSEDSTVSAKEDEGGSSDGADEPSHHDTSQRGKPGDGKAATKSSGFGWFSWFRSKPANSASPSGDEDSSDSSDSEESPSTSPPHHTGLGLSPTPPLESPSLSDASTSSRGIGGSNPLGSLNSSGIAEVTGIGGFSGPQPQGVSSEFYSPPGALPPPPTLQGAVPLYNPSQVPQLSTATNLNRPNRLAQRRYPTQPC; translated from the exons ATGGAGCCTTGGGTTCCCCAGAGGCCATCTCAGCCACAACGGAGGCCCATGGTACCATTGATGGACACAAACCATGGGCTTCAGAGTGGACATTATAGACACCGTCCTCATCCTCAGTACAGTGGAGATAAATACCACCAATGGCAAGAAGCCCACAGGAACTCAAAGCCACAGCAGGATCCCAGGACGCAGGACCCAAGGGCGCAGGACCTCAGGGCTGACCATCAGGAGGCCCACTATGTACCCAGGCCTGGGGAATGGTCTCAACCTGTGTCTGGAGTGGATTACTTGGGAGGACCTTATCCTACTCAGTTGTACTCAAG GTCAGGCTATGAGGACCCCTATCAGAGGTACCACACTCCAACACCGAGGGAAGAGTATGTTTATGGAAATTATTACTACCATAGACATCCACAGCTACTGCAAGAAGAAAGAG aggGTGCAGTGGCAAGGCAAGGGAGTCCTTACATCTGGAATGAAGATTCTGGCGATCAAAAGTATTTCAATGAGCATCATCGTGAAAAGCGCAACAGTCCCTTTGGAACAAATAGTGAGACTCAATTCCA GCTTACCAGCAAGAATCCCTATGAAGACAGCCTCGCTTCTGTCTCTGGACAGCAACAGCCTGGGGAGTTCTTTCCAGAGAGGGAGGCCCAGAAACAAAAG CCATCACTGACCGGCAGGTCCAACCTTCTCCAACATCAGGAGTCTGGCCTCAGCTCTAGCAGCTATGAGCTCAGTCAGTACATGGCAGATGTCCCTGAGTATGAACCCATGGGATCAGTGGCTTGGAGACCTATTCAGGCTG ATGATGCCTCAGCAGCTGTTCCCAAGGCACCCATGAAGTTTTATGTTCCCCACGTGTCCGTGAGTTTTGGGCCAGGAGGCCAGTTAGTTTGGGTATCCCCCAACTCTCCTGCTGATGGACAAACAGCCCTCGTTGAAGTACACAGCATGGAG GTTATCCTTAATGATTCTGAGGATCAAGAGGAGATGAGAGGTTTCCCAGGACCCCTCATTAG GGAGGACATACACAAGGTGGATATCATGACGTTTTGCCAGAAGAAAGCAGCTCAGTGTCTCAAATCTGAGACACCAGGGAGCAGGGACTCAGCTCTACTTTGGCACCTGCTGGTTCTCCTTTGTCGACAGAATGGG TCCATGGTGGGCTCTGACATTGCTGAGCTGCTGATGCAGGACTGCAGGAAGCTGGAGAAGTACAAAAGGCAGCCCCCAGTGGCCAACCTCATCAACCTGACAGATGAGGACTGGCCGGTGCTGAGCTCTGGGACTCGCAACCTGCTCACCGGGGAGATTCCCCCCAGCGTGGAGATGCCAGCGCAGATCGTGGAGAAGTTCACCAGGCTGCTCTACTATGGAAGGAAGAAG GAGGCCTTGGAATGGGCTATGAAGAACCACTTGTGGGGCCATGCTCTGTTCCTAGCCAGTAAGATGGACCCAAGGACCTACAACTGGGTCATGAGTGG CTTCACCAGCACACTGGCCCTCAACGACCCCCTGCAGACCCTCTTCCAGCTCATGTCGGGAAGGATTCCACAAGCAGCCATG TGCTGTGGAGACAAACAGTGGGGAGACTGGCGGCCCCACTTGGCTGTGATCCTGTCAAATCAGGCTGGGGACACCGAGTTGTACCAGCGAGCCATTGTCAGCATGGGGGATACCCTGG CTGGGAAAGGGCTTGTGGAGGCTGCTCACTTCTGCTATCTCACGGCTCACGTGCCCTTTGGCCACTACACGGTGAAGACAGACCATCTGGCCTTGCTGGGCAGTAGCCATAG TCAAGAGTTTTTGAAGTTTGCAACAACCGAGGCTATCCAGAGGACAGAAATCTTCGAGTACTGCCAGATGCTGGGCCGCCCCAAATCCTTCATCCCTTCTTTTCAG GTGTATAAGCTCCTTTATGCTTCTCGGCTGGCAGATTATGGCCTGGCATCCCAGGCCCTGCATTACTGTGAAGCCATTGGTGAGGCCGTCCTGAGCCAGGGAGGGAGCAGTCACCCTGTGCTATTAGCAGAGCTCATCAAG CTTGCAGAGAAACTGAAGCTGTCAGACCCTCTGGTTCTAGAAAGACGCCCTGGGGACAGGGACCTGGAGCCAGATTGGCTAGTACAACTGCAGAGGCAGCACAAGGAACTGGAG CAAAGTAAAACAGGAGACCTTGGAGACCTCAGTTCTACTCATTCACATATTTATGGAGCCAGAGAAACAACAG ACACTTCCTACCAGGATCTTCCAGGATATCAAAGCTATGCGGGAGACCCTGGGTACAGCTCAGTTCCGTGGCCAACACCTGAGCAGACAGGCCTGACCCAGCCCATCCCACCACAGCCTTTGCCCCTGCAGCGAGATCCCTACTCAGAGAGAGAAGGTTTGGGGCACATGGGGACCCAGGTGCCTCTTTATTCGGTCCCTGCAACCCACTTGTCAGTGACCAGTGGCGACGGCAGCAACAGCAGCGTGGCAGTGAGAGGGGCTCCTGGAGCAAGGGCTGGGGAGGAAATGCCGCGAACACATCCTTCCCTTG GGGAGAACACAGCCCCTCAAGAACCCCTACAAGATCCCAATGGTCTAGAAGTCGTTTCCAGTCCTCGG gCACTACCAGCTCCCAGGGCTCAAAGGTTTTCTGAGGATTCCACAGTTTCAGCCAAGGAAGATGAGGGGGGCTCTTCGGATGGGGCAGACGAACCATCTCACCACGATACTTCACAGAGAGGAAAGCCAGGGGATGGGAAAGCGGCTACAAAG AGCTCTGGATTTGGCTGGTTCAGTTGGTTTCGATCAAAGCCTGCCAACAGTGCGTCCCCCTCTGGAGATGAAGACTCCTCGGACAGCTCTGACTCAGAG GAGTCTCCCAGCACATCACCTCCTCACCATACCGGCCTGGGTCTCTCACCAACACCTCCACTTGAGTCCCCATCTCTCTCAGATGCCAGCACCTCCTCTAGAGGCATAG GTGGGAGCAATCCACTTGGATCTTTGAACAGCAGTGGGATAGCTGAGGTCACTGGGATTGGAGGCTTCTCAGGGCCACAG CCACAGGgtgtttcttctgagttctactcCCCGCCAGGTGCTCTGCCTCCTCCACCCACCTTGCAAGGTGCTGTTCCTCTCTACAATCCATCCCAGGTCCCTCAG CTTTCTACAGCTACTAACCTGAACCGGCCAAATCGCCTAGCCCAGCGCCGCTACCCAACCCAACCATGCTGA
- the Sec16b gene encoding protein transport protein Sec16B isoform X6: protein MEPWVPQRPSQPQRRPMVPLMDTNHGLQSGHYRHRPHPQYSGDKYHQWQEAHRNSKPQQDPRTQDPRAQDLRADHQEAHYVPRPGEWSQPVSGVDYLGGPYPTQLYSRSGYEDPYQRYHTPTPREEYVYGNYYYHRHPQLLQEEREGAVARQGSPYIWNEDSGDQKYFNEHHREKRNSPFGTNSETQFQLTSKNPYEDSLASVSGQQQPGEFFPEREAQKQKPSLTGRSNLLQHQESGLSSSSYELSQYMADVPEYEPMGSVAWRPIQADDASAAVPKAPMKFYVPHVSVSFGPGGQLVWVSPNSPADGQTALVEVHSMEVILNDSEDQEEMRGFPGPLIREDIHKVDIMTFCQKKAAQCLKSETPGSRDSALLWHLLVLLCRQNGSMVGSDIAELLMQDCRKLEKYKRQPPVANLINLTDEDWPVLSSGTRNLLTGEIPPSVEMPAQIVEKFTRLLYYGRKKEALEWAMKNHLWGHALFLASKMDPRTYNWVMSGFTSTLALNDPLQTLFQLMSGRIPQAAMCCGDKQWGDWRPHLAVILSNQAGDTELYQRAIVSMGDTLAGKGLVEAAHFCYLTAHVPFGHYTVKTDHLALLGSSHSQEFLKFATTEAIQRTEIFEYCQMLGRPKSFIPSFQVYKLLYASRLADYGLASQALHYCEAIGEAVLSQGGSSHPVLLAELIKLAEKLKLSDPLVLERRPGDRDLEPDWLVQLQRQHKELEQSKTGDLGDLSSTHSHIYGARETTDTSYQDLPGYQSYAGDPGYSSVPWPTPEQTGLTQPIPPQPLPLQRDPYSEREGLGHMGTQVPLYSVPATHLSVTSGDGSNSSVAVRGAPGARAGEEMPRTHPSLGENTAPQEPLQDPNGLEVVSSPRALPAPRAQRFSEDSTVSAKEDEGGSSDGADEPSHHDTSQRGKPGDGKAATKSSGFGWFSWFRSKPANSASPSGDEDSSDSSDSERLSNRKPAYILRSFTEGNGGGELPTWRSPVWMPEHM, encoded by the exons ATGGAGCCTTGGGTTCCCCAGAGGCCATCTCAGCCACAACGGAGGCCCATGGTACCATTGATGGACACAAACCATGGGCTTCAGAGTGGACATTATAGACACCGTCCTCATCCTCAGTACAGTGGAGATAAATACCACCAATGGCAAGAAGCCCACAGGAACTCAAAGCCACAGCAGGATCCCAGGACGCAGGACCCAAGGGCGCAGGACCTCAGGGCTGACCATCAGGAGGCCCACTATGTACCCAGGCCTGGGGAATGGTCTCAACCTGTGTCTGGAGTGGATTACTTGGGAGGACCTTATCCTACTCAGTTGTACTCAAG GTCAGGCTATGAGGACCCCTATCAGAGGTACCACACTCCAACACCGAGGGAAGAGTATGTTTATGGAAATTATTACTACCATAGACATCCACAGCTACTGCAAGAAGAAAGAG aggGTGCAGTGGCAAGGCAAGGGAGTCCTTACATCTGGAATGAAGATTCTGGCGATCAAAAGTATTTCAATGAGCATCATCGTGAAAAGCGCAACAGTCCCTTTGGAACAAATAGTGAGACTCAATTCCA GCTTACCAGCAAGAATCCCTATGAAGACAGCCTCGCTTCTGTCTCTGGACAGCAACAGCCTGGGGAGTTCTTTCCAGAGAGGGAGGCCCAGAAACAAAAG CCATCACTGACCGGCAGGTCCAACCTTCTCCAACATCAGGAGTCTGGCCTCAGCTCTAGCAGCTATGAGCTCAGTCAGTACATGGCAGATGTCCCTGAGTATGAACCCATGGGATCAGTGGCTTGGAGACCTATTCAGGCTG ATGATGCCTCAGCAGCTGTTCCCAAGGCACCCATGAAGTTTTATGTTCCCCACGTGTCCGTGAGTTTTGGGCCAGGAGGCCAGTTAGTTTGGGTATCCCCCAACTCTCCTGCTGATGGACAAACAGCCCTCGTTGAAGTACACAGCATGGAG GTTATCCTTAATGATTCTGAGGATCAAGAGGAGATGAGAGGTTTCCCAGGACCCCTCATTAG GGAGGACATACACAAGGTGGATATCATGACGTTTTGCCAGAAGAAAGCAGCTCAGTGTCTCAAATCTGAGACACCAGGGAGCAGGGACTCAGCTCTACTTTGGCACCTGCTGGTTCTCCTTTGTCGACAGAATGGG TCCATGGTGGGCTCTGACATTGCTGAGCTGCTGATGCAGGACTGCAGGAAGCTGGAGAAGTACAAAAGGCAGCCCCCAGTGGCCAACCTCATCAACCTGACAGATGAGGACTGGCCGGTGCTGAGCTCTGGGACTCGCAACCTGCTCACCGGGGAGATTCCCCCCAGCGTGGAGATGCCAGCGCAGATCGTGGAGAAGTTCACCAGGCTGCTCTACTATGGAAGGAAGAAG GAGGCCTTGGAATGGGCTATGAAGAACCACTTGTGGGGCCATGCTCTGTTCCTAGCCAGTAAGATGGACCCAAGGACCTACAACTGGGTCATGAGTGG CTTCACCAGCACACTGGCCCTCAACGACCCCCTGCAGACCCTCTTCCAGCTCATGTCGGGAAGGATTCCACAAGCAGCCATG TGCTGTGGAGACAAACAGTGGGGAGACTGGCGGCCCCACTTGGCTGTGATCCTGTCAAATCAGGCTGGGGACACCGAGTTGTACCAGCGAGCCATTGTCAGCATGGGGGATACCCTGG CTGGGAAAGGGCTTGTGGAGGCTGCTCACTTCTGCTATCTCACGGCTCACGTGCCCTTTGGCCACTACACGGTGAAGACAGACCATCTGGCCTTGCTGGGCAGTAGCCATAG TCAAGAGTTTTTGAAGTTTGCAACAACCGAGGCTATCCAGAGGACAGAAATCTTCGAGTACTGCCAGATGCTGGGCCGCCCCAAATCCTTCATCCCTTCTTTTCAG GTGTATAAGCTCCTTTATGCTTCTCGGCTGGCAGATTATGGCCTGGCATCCCAGGCCCTGCATTACTGTGAAGCCATTGGTGAGGCCGTCCTGAGCCAGGGAGGGAGCAGTCACCCTGTGCTATTAGCAGAGCTCATCAAG CTTGCAGAGAAACTGAAGCTGTCAGACCCTCTGGTTCTAGAAAGACGCCCTGGGGACAGGGACCTGGAGCCAGATTGGCTAGTACAACTGCAGAGGCAGCACAAGGAACTGGAG CAAAGTAAAACAGGAGACCTTGGAGACCTCAGTTCTACTCATTCACATATTTATGGAGCCAGAGAAACAACAG ACACTTCCTACCAGGATCTTCCAGGATATCAAAGCTATGCGGGAGACCCTGGGTACAGCTCAGTTCCGTGGCCAACACCTGAGCAGACAGGCCTGACCCAGCCCATCCCACCACAGCCTTTGCCCCTGCAGCGAGATCCCTACTCAGAGAGAGAAGGTTTGGGGCACATGGGGACCCAGGTGCCTCTTTATTCGGTCCCTGCAACCCACTTGTCAGTGACCAGTGGCGACGGCAGCAACAGCAGCGTGGCAGTGAGAGGGGCTCCTGGAGCAAGGGCTGGGGAGGAAATGCCGCGAACACATCCTTCCCTTG GGGAGAACACAGCCCCTCAAGAACCCCTACAAGATCCCAATGGTCTAGAAGTCGTTTCCAGTCCTCGG gCACTACCAGCTCCCAGGGCTCAAAGGTTTTCTGAGGATTCCACAGTTTCAGCCAAGGAAGATGAGGGGGGCTCTTCGGATGGGGCAGACGAACCATCTCACCACGATACTTCACAGAGAGGAAAGCCAGGGGATGGGAAAGCGGCTACAAAG AGCTCTGGATTTGGCTGGTTCAGTTGGTTTCGATCAAAGCCTGCCAACAGTGCGTCCCCCTCTGGAGATGAAGACTCCTCGGACAGCTCTGACTCAGAG AGGCTCAGCAACAGGAAGCCAGCCTACATTCTTAGAAGCTTCACAGAAGGAAATGGTGGTGGGGAGTTGCCTACGTGGAGATCACCAGTGTGGATGCCAGAACACATGTAG
- the Sec16b gene encoding protein transport protein Sec16B isoform X5 — protein MGFRVDIIDTVLILSTVEINTTNGKKPTGTQSHSRIPGRRTQGRRTSGLTIRRPTMYPGLGNGLNLCLEWITWEDLILLSCTQGQAMRTPIRGTTLQHRGKSMFMEIITTIDIHSYCKKKEGAVARQGSPYIWNEDSGDQKYFNEHHREKRNSPFGTNSETQFQLTSKNPYEDSLASVSGQQQPGEFFPEREAQKQKPSLTGRSNLLQHQESGLSSSSYELSQYMADVPEYEPMGSVAWRPIQADDASAAVPKAPMKFYVPHVSVSFGPGGQLVWVSPNSPADGQTALVEVHSMEVILNDSEDQEEMRGFPGPLIREDIHKVDIMTFCQKKAAQCLKSETPGSRDSALLWHLLVLLCRQNGSMVGSDIAELLMQDCRKLEKYKRQPPVANLINLTDEDWPVLSSGTRNLLTGEIPPSVEMPAQIVEKFTRLLYYGRKKEALEWAMKNHLWGHALFLASKMDPRTYNWVMSGFTSTLALNDPLQTLFQLMSGRIPQAAMCCGDKQWGDWRPHLAVILSNQAGDTELYQRAIVSMGDTLAGKGLVEAAHFCYLTAHVPFGHYTVKTDHLALLGSSHSQEFLKFATTEAIQRTEIFEYCQMLGRPKSFIPSFQVYKLLYASRLADYGLASQALHYCEAIGEAVLSQGGSSHPVLLAELIKLAEKLKLSDPLVLERRPGDRDLEPDWLVQLQRQHKELEQSKTGDLGDLSSTHSHIYGARETTDTSYQDLPGYQSYAGDPGYSSVPWPTPEQTGLTQPIPPQPLPLQRDPYSEREGLGHMGTQVPLYSVPATHLSVTSGDGSNSSVAVRGAPGARAGEEMPRTHPSLGENTAPQEPLQDPNGLEVVSSPRALPAPRAQRFSEDSTVSAKEDEGGSSDGADEPSHHDTSQRGKPGDGKAATKSSGFGWFSWFRSKPANSASPSGDEDSSDSSDSEQESPSTSPPHHTGLGLSPTPPLESPSLSDASTSSRGIGGSNPLGSLNSSGIAEVTGIGGFSGPQPQGVSSEFYSPPGALPPPPTLQGAVPLYNPSQVPQLSTATNLNRPNRLAQRRYPTQPC, from the exons ATGGGCTTCAGAGTGGACATTATAGACACCGTCCTCATCCTCAGTACAGTGGAGATAAATACCACCAATGGCAAGAAGCCCACAGGAACTCAAAGCCACAGCAGGATCCCAGGACGCAGGACCCAAGGGCGCAGGACCTCAGGGCTGACCATCAGGAGGCCCACTATGTACCCAGGCCTGGGGAATGGTCTCAACCTGTGTCTGGAGTGGATTACTTGGGAGGACCTTATCCTACTCAGTTGTACTCAAG GTCAGGCTATGAGGACCCCTATCAGAGGTACCACACTCCAACACCGAGGGAAGAGTATGTTTATGGAAATTATTACTACCATAGACATCCACAGCTACTGCAAGAAGAAAGAG gGTGCAGTGGCAAGGCAAGGGAGTCCTTACATCTGGAATGAAGATTCTGGCGATCAAAAGTATTTCAATGAGCATCATCGTGAAAAGCGCAACAGTCCCTTTGGAACAAATAGTGAGACTCAATTCCA GCTTACCAGCAAGAATCCCTATGAAGACAGCCTCGCTTCTGTCTCTGGACAGCAACAGCCTGGGGAGTTCTTTCCAGAGAGGGAGGCCCAGAAACAAAAG CCATCACTGACCGGCAGGTCCAACCTTCTCCAACATCAGGAGTCTGGCCTCAGCTCTAGCAGCTATGAGCTCAGTCAGTACATGGCAGATGTCCCTGAGTATGAACCCATGGGATCAGTGGCTTGGAGACCTATTCAGGCTG ATGATGCCTCAGCAGCTGTTCCCAAGGCACCCATGAAGTTTTATGTTCCCCACGTGTCCGTGAGTTTTGGGCCAGGAGGCCAGTTAGTTTGGGTATCCCCCAACTCTCCTGCTGATGGACAAACAGCCCTCGTTGAAGTACACAGCATGGAG GTTATCCTTAATGATTCTGAGGATCAAGAGGAGATGAGAGGTTTCCCAGGACCCCTCATTAG GGAGGACATACACAAGGTGGATATCATGACGTTTTGCCAGAAGAAAGCAGCTCAGTGTCTCAAATCTGAGACACCAGGGAGCAGGGACTCAGCTCTACTTTGGCACCTGCTGGTTCTCCTTTGTCGACAGAATGGG TCCATGGTGGGCTCTGACATTGCTGAGCTGCTGATGCAGGACTGCAGGAAGCTGGAGAAGTACAAAAGGCAGCCCCCAGTGGCCAACCTCATCAACCTGACAGATGAGGACTGGCCGGTGCTGAGCTCTGGGACTCGCAACCTGCTCACCGGGGAGATTCCCCCCAGCGTGGAGATGCCAGCGCAGATCGTGGAGAAGTTCACCAGGCTGCTCTACTATGGAAGGAAGAAG GAGGCCTTGGAATGGGCTATGAAGAACCACTTGTGGGGCCATGCTCTGTTCCTAGCCAGTAAGATGGACCCAAGGACCTACAACTGGGTCATGAGTGG CTTCACCAGCACACTGGCCCTCAACGACCCCCTGCAGACCCTCTTCCAGCTCATGTCGGGAAGGATTCCACAAGCAGCCATG TGCTGTGGAGACAAACAGTGGGGAGACTGGCGGCCCCACTTGGCTGTGATCCTGTCAAATCAGGCTGGGGACACCGAGTTGTACCAGCGAGCCATTGTCAGCATGGGGGATACCCTGG CTGGGAAAGGGCTTGTGGAGGCTGCTCACTTCTGCTATCTCACGGCTCACGTGCCCTTTGGCCACTACACGGTGAAGACAGACCATCTGGCCTTGCTGGGCAGTAGCCATAG TCAAGAGTTTTTGAAGTTTGCAACAACCGAGGCTATCCAGAGGACAGAAATCTTCGAGTACTGCCAGATGCTGGGCCGCCCCAAATCCTTCATCCCTTCTTTTCAG GTGTATAAGCTCCTTTATGCTTCTCGGCTGGCAGATTATGGCCTGGCATCCCAGGCCCTGCATTACTGTGAAGCCATTGGTGAGGCCGTCCTGAGCCAGGGAGGGAGCAGTCACCCTGTGCTATTAGCAGAGCTCATCAAG CTTGCAGAGAAACTGAAGCTGTCAGACCCTCTGGTTCTAGAAAGACGCCCTGGGGACAGGGACCTGGAGCCAGATTGGCTAGTACAACTGCAGAGGCAGCACAAGGAACTGGAG CAAAGTAAAACAGGAGACCTTGGAGACCTCAGTTCTACTCATTCACATATTTATGGAGCCAGAGAAACAACAG ACACTTCCTACCAGGATCTTCCAGGATATCAAAGCTATGCGGGAGACCCTGGGTACAGCTCAGTTCCGTGGCCAACACCTGAGCAGACAGGCCTGACCCAGCCCATCCCACCACAGCCTTTGCCCCTGCAGCGAGATCCCTACTCAGAGAGAGAAGGTTTGGGGCACATGGGGACCCAGGTGCCTCTTTATTCGGTCCCTGCAACCCACTTGTCAGTGACCAGTGGCGACGGCAGCAACAGCAGCGTGGCAGTGAGAGGGGCTCCTGGAGCAAGGGCTGGGGAGGAAATGCCGCGAACACATCCTTCCCTTG GGGAGAACACAGCCCCTCAAGAACCCCTACAAGATCCCAATGGTCTAGAAGTCGTTTCCAGTCCTCGG gCACTACCAGCTCCCAGGGCTCAAAGGTTTTCTGAGGATTCCACAGTTTCAGCCAAGGAAGATGAGGGGGGCTCTTCGGATGGGGCAGACGAACCATCTCACCACGATACTTCACAGAGAGGAAAGCCAGGGGATGGGAAAGCGGCTACAAAG AGCTCTGGATTTGGCTGGTTCAGTTGGTTTCGATCAAAGCCTGCCAACAGTGCGTCCCCCTCTGGAGATGAAGACTCCTCGGACAGCTCTGACTCAGAG CAGGAGTCTCCCAGCACATCACCTCCTCACCATACCGGCCTGGGTCTCTCACCAACACCTCCACTTGAGTCCCCATCTCTCTCAGATGCCAGCACCTCCTCTAGAGGCATAG GTGGGAGCAATCCACTTGGATCTTTGAACAGCAGTGGGATAGCTGAGGTCACTGGGATTGGAGGCTTCTCAGGGCCACAG CCACAGGgtgtttcttctgagttctactcCCCGCCAGGTGCTCTGCCTCCTCCACCCACCTTGCAAGGTGCTGTTCCTCTCTACAATCCATCCCAGGTCCCTCAG CTTTCTACAGCTACTAACCTGAACCGGCCAAATCGCCTAGCCCAGCGCCGCTACCCAACCCAACCATGCTGA